The proteins below come from a single Drosophila kikkawai strain 14028-0561.14 chromosome 3R, DkikHiC1v2, whole genome shotgun sequence genomic window:
- the LOC108074068 gene encoding uncharacterized protein encodes MRRERVLPLAQPMLLLLWPLMLLLLLPLMLLPGTHLSGAVAAAAVATSSVDKDVAPVGDVKTDLLSFEQEIGGSAVRQGTVRNLLPGQQRRRRRGIFFSGSFTGFPFAAWSGGYSWSFPGYPYNYYGSTPGYYGYGSGYYPGYLGYQKIIIG; translated from the coding sequence atgcgTCGGGAGCGAGTGTTGCCGCTGGCACAGCctatgttgctgctgctgtggccgctgatgttgctgttgctgctgccattgATGTTGCTGCCAGGCACGCACTTGAGTGGCGCAGTAGCGGCGGCGGCTGTGGCGACGTCGTCTGTTGACAAGGATGTGGCACCAGTTGGCGATGTAAAAACGGATTTGCTGTCATTTGAGCAGGAAATTGGCGGCTCTGCGGTGCGGCAGGGAACAGTGCGGAATCTGCTTCCGGGACAGCAGCGGCGACGGCGGCGTGGCATCTTCTTTAGCGGCAGCTTCACCGGTTTCCCCTTCGCGGCCTGGAGTGGCGGTTATTCCTGGTCATTTCCCGGTTACCCGTACAACTATTACGGCTCCACGCCGGGCTATTACGGCTATGGCAGCGGTTACTATCCCGGCTACCTGGGCTATCAGAAAATTATCATCGGCTAA